A part of Limihaloglobus sulfuriphilus genomic DNA contains:
- a CDS encoding sulfatase yields the protein MKRRDFLKLSAVSVFSSFAGCLKNNNMFHAASSPAAKRPNIVFFFCDDMGWGDLGCYGNDRIKTPNIDKFAKEGTLLTNFYVNSPVCSPTRASVMTGRFPAELRFFYALAAVEQNKERGMPNYLDPELPMLPRLLKTAGYTTGHFGKWHMGGPQDKTAPPPAEYGIDQSATFLSNGPGCYPPNSPQHESSKHIVNHAIKFIEQNGNKPFFANVSLSEPHSILVPSDEQMEPYKKWGPTKGGYRGAMQVYYAVISNIDREFGRLMDKLDELAIRDNTLVVFSSDNGPSPIWGWDTSHSGAGSTGPFRGCKASLYEGGIRAPFITRWPKVIPENKVDNELVLSTADLLPTFCAAADAKLPAEMKISGENMLDSLAGSRRQRSKPILWEYRYLAWGRHIQKSPALAIREGKWKLLMNPDGSRVELYDLKENPSETDNKASEQPIVVKKLRKKLLAWHKTIPLSDELPDAAGSFHYPWPK from the coding sequence ATGAAAAGAAGAGATTTTCTCAAACTTTCGGCAGTCTCGGTATTCAGCTCCTTTGCGGGATGTCTAAAAAACAATAACATGTTTCATGCGGCATCCTCTCCAGCCGCGAAAAGACCTAATATCGTTTTTTTCTTCTGTGATGACATGGGCTGGGGCGATTTAGGCTGTTACGGCAACGACCGTATCAAAACACCAAACATTGATAAATTCGCCAAAGAAGGCACACTGCTCACCAATTTTTATGTCAATTCTCCGGTATGCTCACCAACCAGGGCATCCGTGATGACCGGCCGTTTTCCGGCGGAGCTCAGGTTTTTCTACGCACTTGCGGCGGTAGAACAGAACAAAGAACGTGGAATGCCCAATTACCTGGATCCAGAGCTTCCGATGCTGCCTCGGCTGCTGAAAACTGCCGGCTACACTACCGGTCATTTCGGCAAATGGCATATGGGAGGCCCGCAGGACAAAACCGCCCCGCCGCCGGCAGAATACGGCATCGACCAAAGTGCCACGTTCCTGAGCAACGGTCCCGGCTGTTATCCGCCCAACAGCCCCCAACATGAATCAAGCAAACACATAGTAAATCATGCAATAAAATTTATTGAGCAGAACGGGAACAAGCCGTTCTTTGCCAATGTATCGCTCAGCGAGCCGCATTCTATTCTCGTTCCAAGTGATGAGCAGATGGAACCTTATAAGAAATGGGGACCAACCAAAGGCGGATACCGCGGCGCAATGCAGGTTTACTACGCAGTCATATCGAACATTGACAGGGAATTCGGCCGCCTGATGGACAAACTTGATGAACTCGCTATCCGTGACAACACGCTTGTTGTCTTCTCAAGCGATAACGGCCCATCACCTATCTGGGGCTGGGATACATCCCACAGCGGCGCCGGGAGTACCGGCCCATTCAGGGGCTGCAAAGCAAGCCTTTACGAAGGCGGCATCCGCGCACCCTTTATAACGAGATGGCCAAAAGTGATACCCGAAAACAAGGTTGATAACGAGCTTGTACTCTCAACCGCTGACCTTTTGCCGACATTCTGCGCCGCGGCAGACGCAAAGCTGCCGGCGGAGATGAAAATCTCCGGCGAAAATATGTTAGATTCGCTGGCAGGTTCGCGGCGGCAAAGGTCAAAACCAATCTTGTGGGAATACCGCTACCTGGCATGGGGCAGGCATATACAAAAAAGTCCGGCGCTGGCGATCAGAGAAGGCAAATGGAAACTTTTGATGAATCCTGACGGCAGCCGCGTAGAACTGTATGACCTCAAAGAAAATCCCAGCGAAACAGATAACAAAGCAAGCGAGCAGCCGATTGTGGTAAAAAAACTTAGAAAAAAATTGCTCGCCTGGCACAAAACTATACCTTTATCTGATGAGCTTCCTGATGCGGCAGGTTCGTTTCACTATCCCTGGCCCAAGTAA
- a CDS encoding hydantoinase/oxoprolinase N-terminal domain-containing protein — MNKTIQSYESQTAAGLGIDAGGTYTDIVVFSFRENRILAKSKALTTKWDFTEGIEAALDKIDSGLLCDVGLVSVSTTLATNAIVEGHGQKVGLLLMPAYSRFDDLELFNRPAAVVKGQMEIDGSVVEPVDPDEIARTAEDMIKTHDVKAFAVSGFGATINPSHEIEVMKILRSRTGLGVTCGHELSQMLNFKTRAATAVLNARIIPYVENLFANLESALAGRNINAPIMVVKGDGSLMSVEMAKERSVETVFSGPAASVAGAKKLTGLKDALVVDIGGTTTDTAAIKDGKIEVCDEGNIVANVHTHVKALNMRTKGLGGDSAINILERKIAIGPMRATPVSFLAARTPEVSRALDYIFRQKELYSNDTRAMQILFLTSHREDIALSDLEKNIIELLKNRPHCLDELAAKLDRKHWSFIPYRNLFMHNIVSVAALTPTDILHVQGKIRLWDSHTADILCRFYADMMNLTCSEFCDSVLGSFTSSIAVELLKKLMDNTLEPDSIDTSGAAQAIIGKWLAGAESELSINMNLSSPIVGIGAPTGRLLPDAAKLFNTDCIIPPDADVANALGAITSSVSVSKTVKITAREDVFYIEGIPDCPGFEDYAEARKHALEKLVEIVNELAHKSGTLNPEVETSEIEKTAKNKYGTDVYLGTLITATVTGRPAVMQA, encoded by the coding sequence ATGAATAAAACAATTCAAAGCTATGAAAGTCAAACCGCTGCGGGTCTCGGCATCGATGCGGGGGGAACCTACACCGATATAGTCGTTTTCAGTTTCAGAGAAAATCGAATCCTTGCCAAATCCAAAGCCTTAACTACCAAATGGGACTTTACAGAGGGTATCGAGGCGGCTTTGGACAAGATAGATTCCGGGCTTCTCTGCGATGTGGGGCTTGTAAGCGTATCAACCACACTGGCAACAAACGCTATTGTCGAAGGGCACGGGCAGAAGGTCGGTCTTCTGCTGATGCCGGCATACAGCAGGTTTGATGATTTAGAGCTGTTCAACAGGCCCGCTGCAGTTGTTAAAGGCCAGATGGAGATTGACGGCAGTGTTGTCGAGCCTGTGGATCCCGACGAGATAGCCAGGACGGCGGAAGATATGATAAAGACTCACGATGTTAAGGCCTTTGCCGTTTCAGGCTTTGGCGCAACGATAAATCCTTCTCACGAAATAGAGGTTATGAAAATCCTCCGCAGCCGCACAGGCCTTGGCGTAACCTGCGGGCATGAGCTCTCACAGATGCTGAACTTTAAGACACGTGCGGCGACAGCGGTTCTCAACGCCAGGATAATACCCTATGTCGAGAATCTCTTCGCTAATCTGGAGTCGGCACTCGCCGGCAGAAACATAAATGCGCCGATAATGGTTGTCAAGGGTGACGGCAGCCTGATGAGCGTAGAAATGGCCAAAGAGAGGTCGGTTGAGACGGTTTTCTCCGGCCCGGCGGCCAGTGTTGCCGGCGCTAAAAAGCTCACAGGCCTGAAAGATGCCCTTGTCGTAGATATCGGCGGAACTACAACCGATACCGCCGCGATAAAAGACGGCAAGATCGAAGTCTGTGATGAGGGAAACATAGTAGCCAATGTCCACACGCACGTAAAGGCTCTTAATATGCGGACAAAGGGGCTTGGCGGCGACAGCGCGATTAACATATTGGAGCGTAAGATAGCAATAGGACCGATGCGGGCAACACCTGTATCATTTCTCGCGGCAAGAACCCCGGAAGTCTCCCGGGCTTTGGATTATATTTTCAGACAGAAAGAGCTCTATTCAAATGACACAAGAGCAATGCAGATTCTGTTCCTGACAAGTCACCGAGAAGATATCGCACTGAGCGATCTTGAAAAGAATATCATTGAGCTGCTCAAAAACAGGCCCCATTGCCTGGATGAATTAGCGGCTAAACTTGACCGGAAGCACTGGAGCTTTATCCCTTACAGAAACCTCTTCATGCACAATATTGTCAGTGTTGCCGCGCTTACCCCTACGGATATTCTCCACGTTCAGGGCAAAATCAGGTTATGGGATTCTCATACAGCAGATATCCTGTGCCGGTTTTATGCGGATATGATGAACCTTACATGCAGTGAATTTTGTGATTCAGTTCTGGGGTCCTTCACCAGCAGCATTGCCGTCGAGCTGTTGAAAAAGCTGATGGATAACACTCTTGAGCCGGATTCGATTGATACATCCGGAGCGGCGCAGGCTATTATTGGCAAATGGCTCGCAGGGGCTGAATCAGAACTCTCGATTAACATGAACCTCTCATCTCCGATAGTTGGCATTGGAGCTCCGACGGGCCGGCTTTTGCCTGATGCGGCAAAGTTGTTCAACACAGACTGCATAATACCGCCAGATGCTGATGTTGCAAATGCTCTCGGAGCGATTACGAGCTCCGTTTCAGTTTCAAAGACGGTAAAGATAACCGCCAGGGAAGATGTTTTTTATATTGAGGGTATTCCCGATTGTCCGGGCTTTGAAGACTACGCCGAGGCCAGAAAACACGCATTAGAGAAGCTGGTTGAGATAGTTAACGAGCTTGCACATAAGTCTGGTACGCTCAATCCGGAAGTTGAAACCAGCGAGATTGAGAAAACGGCCAAAAATAAATACGGCACGGATGTGTATCTCGGCACACTGATAACCGCAACTGTCACAGGCCGGCCGGCGGTTATGCAGGCTTAG
- a CDS encoding SET domain-containing protein: protein MIHPQTTIRYICPEVGIGVFALADIPRGTIVVVRDSCDLCITEQQFGRMPQPLKSFTETYMYHDKDGNLILSWDHAKYMNHSCLSNTMMTGCNFEIAVRDISAGEEITTEYGLLNIQQPYSIDCGAPDCRKIVKADDIDTYGDIWDQLIKESMLLINKVPQPLWPLVETSTKESIKSMLANPDDYISVKTIKWPVNETDAAAG, encoded by the coding sequence ATGATTCACCCCCAAACCACTATAAGATATATCTGCCCTGAGGTAGGGATTGGTGTTTTCGCCCTGGCCGATATTCCCCGCGGGACAATAGTTGTTGTAAGGGACAGCTGTGATCTGTGTATAACTGAGCAGCAGTTTGGCCGAATGCCTCAGCCGCTGAAAAGTTTTACTGAAACGTATATGTATCATGACAAAGACGGTAATCTTATACTAAGCTGGGATCATGCTAAATACATGAATCACAGCTGTTTAAGCAATACTATGATGACAGGCTGCAATTTTGAAATCGCGGTCAGGGATATTTCCGCCGGCGAAGAAATAACCACTGAATACGGATTGCTCAATATCCAGCAGCCGTATTCGATCGATTGCGGCGCTCCTGACTGCCGAAAGATTGTCAAGGCCGATGACATAGATACTTATGGAGATATCTGGGATCAGCTGATAAAAGAGAGTATGCTTTTGATAAATAAAGTTCCTCAGCCGCTCTGGCCGCTGGTTGAGACTTCAACGAAAGAGAGCATAAAATCGATGCTTGCAAATCCGGATGATTACATTTCGGTAAAAACTATTAAATGGCCTGTCAATGAGACAGATGCCGCCGCCGGCTAA
- a CDS encoding GNAT family N-acetyltransferase: protein MNKYFIREAIQDDLEFIEELENSCFPASRRSTRRSLKQSIESESQVVWIIQDSSLRFCPVGSASVICYKHSLRIYSIAVAAQHRGRGIGEFLLNYIVDFAASMGFEKITLEADSASQNLVDWYRKFSFEIKALLNDYYGPGEHAYRMEKPLEYPSGSFCDSGNVIVVDDSALKSFCIEGIETVPASEYLSKDRFKNSDRCRVLNLCGSYRTHSLGYYVSLLAAARNHKIVPSVMTLKDISSIPIAQSVLEDERDFFARQLEKVKSNRIEVTVILGKSIQRRNSEIAKKLFSLFEIPFFRITFAKHKEWRIEKIKILSFDDLQREIPELLDAAVINFFQKKRYSRTRLKNYKYDLAILVNPDEKTPPSCPQALKRFKMAAAEVGFYAEFVTKSDYRRICEFDALFIRETTSIENHTYQFARNAYTEGLIVIDDPWSIMRCANKIYLYERLNKANIRQPKSWLIAKNKLNGSFFNQLKFPLVLKLPESSFSLGVYLVKDEKELEFRLEKMLKKNDLVIAQEFLTSDFDWRIGILGNSPLFACKYFMAHGHWQIYNWQNDDSSDFTGLSECVPFDNVPAGVLKTALRAASLIGDGLYGVDVKEIKGLPYVIEINDNPNIDHNIEDQLLKDGLYVKIMKSFYDRIEKERNETRYLI, encoded by the coding sequence TTGAATAAATATTTTATCAGGGAAGCCATACAGGACGACCTTGAATTTATTGAGGAACTTGAAAACAGCTGTTTTCCCGCAAGCCGACGCAGCACCAGGCGGTCTCTAAAGCAGAGCATAGAAAGCGAGAGTCAGGTAGTCTGGATTATACAGGATTCCTCACTGCGGTTCTGTCCTGTGGGCAGCGCTTCAGTTATATGCTACAAGCATTCGCTGCGGATATATTCCATCGCCGTAGCCGCACAGCACAGGGGCAGAGGCATCGGGGAGTTTCTTTTAAATTACATTGTCGATTTTGCCGCATCTATGGGCTTTGAGAAGATAACTTTAGAGGCGGACAGTGCCTCGCAGAATCTCGTTGACTGGTACCGGAAATTTTCATTTGAAATCAAGGCTCTGCTAAACGATTATTACGGTCCGGGCGAGCACGCATACCGCATGGAAAAACCGCTTGAGTACCCCAGCGGGAGTTTTTGTGATTCGGGTAATGTTATTGTTGTGGACGATTCCGCTCTTAAATCCTTTTGTATAGAGGGTATAGAAACAGTTCCGGCAAGCGAGTACCTCTCTAAGGATCGGTTCAAAAACAGTGACAGGTGCAGGGTTCTCAACCTGTGCGGCTCGTATAGAACGCACTCATTGGGGTACTATGTCTCGCTTCTTGCCGCGGCTAGAAACCATAAGATCGTGCCTTCAGTTATGACTCTCAAAGATATTTCCAGCATCCCCATAGCCCAGAGCGTGCTTGAGGATGAGCGGGATTTTTTTGCCAGGCAACTGGAAAAGGTCAAATCGAACAGGATCGAAGTTACTGTGATTTTAGGCAAGTCGATTCAGCGTAGAAATTCTGAAATAGCAAAAAAACTTTTCTCTCTGTTTGAAATCCCTTTTTTCAGAATAACATTTGCAAAACATAAAGAATGGCGTATTGAGAAGATAAAAATCCTCAGTTTTGACGATTTGCAGAGGGAGATTCCCGAGTTGCTCGATGCAGCTGTTATAAACTTCTTCCAGAAAAAACGTTACAGCCGCACACGCCTCAAGAATTATAAATATGACCTGGCGATTCTGGTCAACCCTGATGAAAAGACACCGCCTTCGTGCCCTCAGGCCCTAAAGAGATTCAAAATGGCCGCGGCAGAAGTTGGTTTTTATGCAGAGTTTGTAACCAAATCTGATTACCGGCGGATTTGTGAGTTTGATGCTCTTTTTATCAGAGAAACCACATCAATCGAAAACCATACATATCAATTTGCCAGAAACGCCTATACAGAAGGGCTGATTGTTATTGACGATCCATGGTCAATCATGAGGTGCGCAAATAAGATATATCTCTACGAAAGGCTCAACAAGGCAAATATCAGACAGCCGAAATCCTGGCTCATAGCGAAAAATAAACTTAACGGTTCATTTTTCAATCAGCTCAAGTTTCCGCTTGTTCTGAAGCTGCCGGAGAGTTCTTTCTCACTGGGTGTATATCTGGTAAAAGATGAAAAAGAGCTTGAGTTCAGACTCGAAAAGATGCTGAAGAAAAATGACCTGGTTATTGCTCAGGAATTCCTCACGTCTGATTTTGACTGGCGTATCGGCATTCTTGGCAACAGCCCGCTTTTTGCCTGCAAATATTTCATGGCGCACGGCCACTGGCAGATATACAACTGGCAGAACGACGACAGCTCTGATTTTACGGGGCTCTCTGAATGTGTGCCTTTTGATAATGTGCCGGCCGGCGTTCTCAAGACAGCCCTGCGGGCGGCGTCTTTGATAGGTGACGGTCTTTACGGCGTTGATGTCAAAGAAATCAAAGGCCTGCCTTATGTGATTGAAATAAACGATAACCCCAATATCGACCATAATATTGAAGACCAGCTGCTCAAGGATGGCCTGTACGTGAAAATCATGAAGTCTTTTTATGACCGTATTGAGAAGGAACGCAATGAAACCCGCTACCTCATCTAA
- a CDS encoding sodium:solute symporter family protein, whose protein sequence is MTETLNFIDWSVIIIFILSMLGVGAFFTRKGSADIESYFISNRSLPWYIAGGSLIATSFAADTPLWITSLVRQYGVYYIWQFWAPLIGAALCVVLFARLWRRLGVMTDIEFLEVRYSGKAAKVLRFYSGTMLAAFFCPLIIGWVTKAMETISREAMGIPEEYRMYSTAGVVATALILCTLSGLYGVVYSDFLQFVIATIGTLILAILAVRHVGGLEAMTEKLSQMSDWNGRNLNIAPSIGSGPTQMSLWNAVGYFGVLWLVVAVSGGYQAQRLLACKDWRHSTLAMYMHTICYYGLVCWPWIIVALCSVIIFPSLGEGVSDDNAYPRMITLLLPAGLRGMVIAAMLAAFVSTISTMFNWGSSYLVNDVYKRFLVKNASKNHYVWIARGGTLLMAAAGGLISFLARDIQQLLSISFVIGASFAVIAMLRWFWWRLNAIGDLAATAVSWTVTPLILFTDVLDTPARMLLRFNEAADFGSDPNLLGARMSFAIIVVSATAVIVSLLTKPTDMELLKSFLLKARPFGILWKPVIRELDEEYHSDEPVIRTLISWTIATLCVGSLIFGIGKLLLGSPKLGLFLLAVFAVTFIITYIRIDQDYKNARENKDM, encoded by the coding sequence ATGACAGAAACACTGAATTTTATTGACTGGTCGGTTATAATAATCTTTATCCTTTCGATGCTGGGCGTTGGTGCGTTTTTTACCCGCAAAGGAAGCGCGGATATTGAATCATATTTTATTTCAAACCGCTCTCTGCCGTGGTATATCGCAGGCGGCTCACTGATAGCTACAAGTTTTGCCGCGGATACACCTCTATGGATAACATCGCTGGTGCGGCAGTACGGGGTTTACTATATCTGGCAGTTTTGGGCACCGCTCATCGGTGCAGCCCTGTGCGTGGTTCTTTTCGCCAGGCTTTGGCGGCGGCTGGGCGTAATGACAGATATTGAATTTCTCGAGGTGAGATACTCCGGCAAAGCAGCAAAGGTTCTGAGGTTTTATTCCGGCACGATGCTGGCGGCGTTTTTCTGTCCGCTGATAATCGGCTGGGTCACGAAGGCAATGGAGACAATAAGCCGCGAAGCCATGGGAATACCGGAAGAATACAGAATGTACTCAACAGCGGGAGTCGTGGCAACCGCCCTTATTCTTTGCACTCTATCGGGACTCTACGGCGTGGTTTACAGCGATTTTCTCCAGTTTGTCATAGCAACAATCGGGACTCTGATTCTGGCGATTCTGGCCGTAAGGCACGTCGGCGGACTTGAGGCTATGACGGAAAAACTATCTCAAATGAGCGACTGGAACGGGCGAAACCTCAACATCGCCCCAAGTATCGGCTCCGGCCCGACACAGATGTCACTATGGAACGCGGTTGGATACTTCGGCGTTCTCTGGCTTGTAGTGGCGGTATCCGGCGGCTATCAGGCACAGAGGCTTCTGGCTTGCAAAGACTGGAGACATTCCACGCTGGCGATGTACATGCATACAATCTGCTACTACGGGCTTGTCTGCTGGCCCTGGATTATAGTGGCATTATGCTCTGTAATAATATTTCCCTCACTGGGCGAGGGAGTATCTGACGACAACGCATATCCCCGCATGATAACACTGCTCCTGCCGGCAGGCTTGAGGGGAATGGTCATCGCAGCGATGCTCGCCGCGTTTGTATCTACGATCAGCACCATGTTCAACTGGGGCTCATCATATCTGGTAAACGATGTGTACAAACGTTTTCTCGTTAAAAACGCATCGAAGAACCATTACGTATGGATCGCTCGCGGCGGCACATTACTGATGGCGGCAGCCGGAGGGCTTATATCATTTCTCGCAAGAGATATACAGCAGCTGCTCTCGATCTCCTTTGTGATCGGCGCATCGTTTGCCGTAATTGCCATGCTCAGGTGGTTCTGGTGGAGGCTTAACGCAATAGGCGACTTAGCGGCTACGGCCGTATCATGGACTGTAACGCCGCTGATACTCTTTACCGATGTACTGGATACGCCGGCGAGAATGCTTCTGCGATTTAATGAGGCGGCAGATTTCGGCAGCGACCCGAATCTGCTCGGAGCCAGAATGAGCTTTGCGATAATCGTTGTATCGGCTACAGCTGTTATCGTGTCATTGCTTACAAAGCCCACTGACATGGAACTTCTAAAAAGTTTCCTGCTTAAAGCCCGGCCATTTGGAATTCTCTGGAAACCGGTCATCAGAGAGCTTGACGAAGAATATCACTCTGATGAGCCTGTAATAAGAACTCTCATTTCATGGACAATAGCTACATTATGCGTAGGTTCGCTCATTTTCGGAATCGGTAAACTCCTGCTGGGCAGCCCGAAACTGGGCTTATTTCTATTAGCAGTATTTGCCGTCACTTTCATTATTACCTACATTAGAATCGATCAGGATTACAAAAATGCGAGAGAAAATAAAGACATGTAA
- a CDS encoding corrinoid protein, with product MADLNALAEAIIKGDQNTAVSITTQALDEGTAPEDVLNNGLVAGMDVVGARFKKNEIYIPEVLIAARAMKSSMEILEPKLAEAGIEPKANVVIGTVQGDLHDIGKNLVAMMLKGSGYNVIDIGVDCTAEKFIQAAQEKNAKIVCMSALLTTTMPAMEKVIQAIKEAGLAVKTMIGGAPVTQGYADKIGADGYSSDAASAVDLANSLI from the coding sequence ATGGCAGATCTTAATGCGCTTGCAGAAGCTATCATCAAAGGTGATCAGAACACAGCGGTAAGTATAACCACACAGGCACTCGATGAAGGTACCGCTCCGGAAGACGTTCTCAATAACGGCCTTGTAGCCGGTATGGACGTTGTCGGCGCCCGTTTCAAAAAGAACGAAATCTACATTCCTGAGGTACTCATTGCCGCACGTGCGATGAAATCATCTATGGAAATTCTCGAGCCGAAACTCGCTGAAGCAGGAATTGAGCCCAAGGCAAACGTGGTCATCGGAACAGTCCAGGGCGACCTCCATGATATCGGCAAGAACCTTGTAGCAATGATGCTCAAAGGTTCCGGCTATAATGTGATAGATATCGGCGTTGACTGCACAGCCGAGAAATTTATCCAGGCCGCACAGGAGAAGAACGCCAAGATCGTTTGCATGAGCGCCCTTCTGACCACGACGATGCCGGCCATGGAAAAAGTCATCCAGGCCATCAAAGAGGCCGGTCTGGCAGTAAAAACAATGATCGGCGGAGCACCTGTAACACAGGGTTATGCAGACAAGATTGGCGCAGACGGCTATTCAAGCGATGCTGCATCAGCGGTTGACCTTGCAAACAGCCTTATATAG
- a CDS encoding type II secretion system protein, protein MKRKAFTLIELLVVISIIALLMAILMPSLTKAREAAKTVVCGSNMRQWALIFAMYTNDNDGMYHYGWISAQDGSALWPAAMRPYYDSPEIRTCPKASNPQKTGAPFGVWGPFKQQKNFWTDALEGDYGSYGVNWYICSRETGLHGAEGVGNENFWRKTGHKNADNIPILADSWWYCGLPNDDDPPPSFNGEVVSDNNKSMNRFCVDRHNGYVQVSFMDGSGRKVGLKELWTLKWHKSFDTEGMFTIKGNGGNPSNAARLWNAMAPWMSKYKEY, encoded by the coding sequence ATGAAAAGAAAAGCTTTCACACTGATTGAGCTGCTCGTTGTGATTTCGATCATAGCTCTTCTAATGGCGATTTTGATGCCCTCTCTGACAAAAGCCAGAGAAGCGGCCAAAACTGTCGTATGCGGCTCAAATATGAGACAGTGGGCTCTTATCTTTGCGATGTACACAAATGACAATGACGGAATGTACCACTACGGATGGATAAGCGCACAAGACGGAAGCGCCCTCTGGCCGGCAGCGATGCGGCCGTACTACGATTCACCTGAGATACGCACCTGTCCCAAGGCTTCTAACCCGCAAAAAACCGGCGCCCCCTTCGGCGTATGGGGCCCTTTCAAGCAGCAGAAAAACTTCTGGACTGATGCGCTTGAGGGCGACTACGGCAGCTACGGTGTCAACTGGTATATTTGCAGCAGAGAAACCGGCCTGCACGGAGCTGAAGGCGTTGGAAATGAGAATTTCTGGCGAAAAACAGGGCATAAAAATGCTGACAACATCCCAATATTAGCCGATTCATGGTGGTACTGCGGACTGCCTAACGACGATGACCCGCCGCCCTCATTCAACGGCGAGGTTGTCAGCGACAACAATAAAAGCATGAACCGTTTCTGCGTTGACAGGCACAATGGGTATGTTCAGGTCTCGTTTATGGACGGCTCCGGCCGCAAAGTCGGACTAAAAGAGCTCTGGACTCTCAAATGGCACAAATCGTTTGACACAGAGGGAATGTTTACCATAAAAGGAAACGGAGGCAACCCAAGCAACGCCGCCAGGCTCTGGAATGCTATGGCGCCATGGATGTCAAAGTACAAAGAATACTAA
- a CDS encoding sulfatase produces the protein MKRRDFLKLSGASLLSAFAGALNAETSVKSVPETDAKQPNIVFFFCDDMGWGDLGCYGNDRIKTPNIDKFAKEGTLLTNFYVNSPVCSPTRASVMTGRFPAELRFFYALAAVELNKERGMPNYLNPELPALPRLLKQAGYATGHFGKWHMGGPQDKTAPPPEEYGIDKSATFLSNGPFCYPPKSPEHESSMHIVNHSIKFIEENKNGPFYANVWLSEPHAILLPSEEQMEPYKKWGPAKGGYKGTMQVYYAVISNIDKEFGRLMNKLDELGIRDNTLVVFSSDNGPSPIWGANTSHSGAGSTGPFRGCKASIYEGGIRTPFVASWPGKIPAGKIDNELVLSTADLLPTFCAAAGAKLPTEMKISGENMLDSLAGSRRKRSKPIMWEYRYSSWGRHIQKSPSLAIREGKWKLLMNPDGSRVELYDLKENPGETDNKASEQPAVVRKLSKKLLAWHKTVPLSDQMPEAAGSYHYPWPK, from the coding sequence ATGAAAAGAAGAGATTTTTTAAAGCTGTCCGGTGCCTCTTTGCTGTCGGCCTTCGCCGGCGCGTTAAATGCCGAGACATCTGTCAAATCCGTACCTGAAACAGACGCTAAACAACCAAATATCGTGTTTTTCTTCTGCGATGATATGGGCTGGGGAGATTTAGGCTGTTACGGCAACGACCGTATTAAAACACCAAACATTGATAAATTCGCCAAAGAAGGCACACTCCTCACAAATTTTTATGTCAATTCTCCGGTATGCTCACCAACCAGGGCATCAGTAATGACAGGCCGTTTTCCGGCAGAGCTTCGGTTTTTCTATGCTCTTGCGGCGGTGGAACTTAACAAAGAACGGGGAATGCCCAATTATCTGAATCCAGAACTCCCTGCACTGCCGCGGCTTCTTAAGCAAGCCGGTTATGCAACAGGGCACTTCGGCAAATGGCACATGGGCGGGCCGCAGGACAAAACCGCCCCGCCGCCAGAGGAGTACGGAATTGACAAAAGTGCAACATTCCTGAGCAACGGCCCTTTCTGCTACCCTCCCAAAAGCCCGGAGCACGAATCGAGCATGCATATCGTGAACCATTCGATCAAGTTTATCGAAGAAAACAAAAACGGGCCTTTTTATGCAAATGTCTGGTTGAGTGAGCCCCATGCTATCCTGCTGCCAAGTGAAGAACAGATGGAACCTTACAAAAAATGGGGCCCGGCAAAAGGCGGCTATAAGGGCACAATGCAGGTGTACTATGCCGTTATATCAAACATTGACAAAGAATTCGGCCGGCTTATGAACAAACTCGATGAACTCGGTATCCGTGACAACACATTGGTAGTATTCTCCAGCGACAACGGCCCCTCTCCTATATGGGGAGCCAACACTTCCCACAGCGGAGCCGGAAGCACGGGGCCATTTAGAGGCTGTAAAGCAAGTATCTATGAAGGCGGTATCCGTACACCCTTTGTCGCAAGCTGGCCGGGGAAAATACCCGCCGGCAAGATTGATAATGAACTTGTGCTGTCAACTGCCGACCTTTTGCCGACATTCTGCGCCGCGGCGGGTGCAAAACTGCCAACAGAAATGAAAATCTCAGGCGAAAATATGTTAGATTCGCTGGCAGGTTCGCGGCGGAAAAGATCAAAGCCGATAATGTGGGAATACCGTTACTCATCATGGGGCAGGCACATACAAAAAAGCCCATCGCTGGCGATTCGAGAGGGGAAATGGAAACTCCTGATGAATCCAGACGGCAGCCGCGTAGAACTGTATGACCTCAAAGAAAATCCCGGCGAAACAGACAACAAAGCAAGCGAACAGCCGGCTGTGGTAAGAAAACTTAGCAAAAAACTGCTTGCCTGGCACAAGACTGTGCCTTTATCGGATCAAATGCCGGAAGCGGCAGGTTCTTACCACTACCCATGGCCCAAATAA